A single window of Archangium gephyra DNA harbors:
- a CDS encoding M16 family metallopeptidase, whose amino-acid sequence MRPLVSRSLALCAVLCLGGCATTSQTAPAPEAPPPQAEQQAQAPAEPQAPASVPASPLKRPEPLQLVVQANPASPIVSFRLVFHAGSVDDPQGKEGLTSLTADLLSEGGTQSLTSAQLLEVLFPMAAELSSSTDKEFTVFAGRVHKDHLSRFLDLFTDVLLKPRLSPQEFERLRARALSDVRNGLRSENDELLGKVALDALLYQGHPYAHFVGGTEKGLESITLEDVKAHAARVFTQDRLVIGLAGPVDEALQKTVVSRLSALPATGAPRVELPAVPTTGGRALVVQKPTLSTAVSLGYVTPLRRGHPDYFSVALALSYLGEHRQSSGVLFNELREKRGLNYGDYAYAEHFIEQPGTTYNRTNIARTQQDLSVWIRPVVPANGVFATRGALYFLDRLVKQGIPQEKFELSRGFLLGYTRLWEQTDQRRLGYAIDSLFYGTPGFLEEYRAALAKMTPESVHAAVRRQLRPEALNFAFVTQDAQELARNLEEQPPSPITYASAKPPALLEDDKAISTWPLPIRAESIQVVKAQSFMEK is encoded by the coding sequence ATGCGTCCCCTCGTGTCCCGCTCCCTCGCCCTCTGCGCCGTGCTGTGCCTCGGCGGCTGCGCCACCACCTCCCAGACCGCGCCCGCTCCCGAGGCGCCCCCGCCCCAGGCCGAACAGCAGGCCCAGGCTCCCGCCGAGCCCCAGGCGCCCGCGTCCGTCCCCGCCTCGCCCCTGAAGCGCCCCGAGCCCCTCCAGCTCGTCGTCCAGGCCAACCCGGCCAGCCCCATCGTCAGCTTCCGGCTCGTCTTCCACGCGGGCTCGGTGGATGACCCCCAGGGCAAGGAGGGCCTCACCTCCCTCACCGCGGACCTCTTGTCCGAGGGCGGCACGCAGAGCCTCACCTCGGCCCAGCTGCTCGAGGTCCTCTTCCCCATGGCCGCCGAGCTGAGCTCCTCCACCGACAAGGAGTTCACCGTCTTCGCCGGCCGCGTCCACAAGGACCACCTGTCACGCTTCCTCGATCTCTTCACCGACGTGCTGCTCAAGCCGCGCCTGTCGCCCCAGGAGTTCGAGCGGCTGCGCGCGCGGGCCCTCAGCGATGTCCGCAACGGGCTGCGCAGCGAGAACGACGAGCTGCTCGGCAAGGTGGCGCTCGACGCGCTCCTCTACCAGGGCCACCCCTACGCGCACTTCGTGGGCGGCACCGAGAAGGGGCTCGAGTCCATCACCCTGGAGGACGTGAAGGCCCACGCGGCGCGCGTCTTCACCCAGGACCGGCTCGTCATCGGCCTGGCGGGCCCCGTGGACGAGGCGCTCCAGAAGACCGTCGTCTCGCGCCTGTCCGCGCTGCCGGCCACCGGCGCCCCGCGCGTGGAGCTGCCCGCCGTGCCCACCACCGGGGGCCGCGCCCTCGTGGTGCAGAAGCCCACCCTCTCCACCGCCGTCTCCCTGGGCTACGTCACGCCCCTGCGCCGGGGGCATCCGGACTACTTCTCCGTGGCCCTCGCCCTCTCGTACCTCGGCGAGCACCGCCAGTCCTCCGGCGTCCTCTTCAACGAGCTGCGCGAGAAGCGCGGCCTCAACTACGGCGACTACGCCTACGCCGAGCACTTCATCGAGCAGCCCGGCACCACCTACAACCGCACCAACATCGCGCGCACCCAGCAGGACCTCTCCGTGTGGATCCGCCCCGTGGTGCCCGCCAACGGCGTGTTCGCCACCCGCGGCGCCCTCTACTTCCTGGACCGGCTGGTGAAGCAGGGGATTCCCCAGGAGAAGTTCGAGCTCAGCCGCGGCTTCCTCCTGGGCTACACGCGCCTGTGGGAGCAGACGGATCAGCGCCGGCTCGGCTACGCCATCGACTCGCTCTTCTACGGCACGCCCGGCTTCCTGGAGGAGTACCGCGCCGCGCTCGCGAAGATGACCCCCGAATCCGTGCACGCCGCCGTCCGCCGGCAGCTGCGCCCCGAGGCCCTCAACTTCGCCTTCGTCACCCAGGACGCCCAGGAGCTCGCGAGGAACCTCGAGGAGCAGCCGCCCTCGCCCATCACCTACGCCTCGGCCAAGCCTCCCGCGCTCCTGGAGGACGACAAGGCCATCAGCACCTGGCCCCTGCCCATCCGGGCCGAGTCCATCCAGGTGGTGAAGGCGCAGTCCTTCATGGAGAAGTAG
- a CDS encoding OmpA family protein: MGPNFRASPWERSLRSAAARLAVVCLLLAGAAARADHDPFARGFDAVPLKATPAQRSGIALEGARAEPAGSFRGALLLDYNRGLLALKLGDEKLGDLLPYRLDAHALFAWQLHRRLELAADVPFTLTQGDGFQLLRDSLNAPDFPGAAGVSRFGFGDVRLQPRAFLLLPEEFPVGVALSAEVRLPTGDGGSFLGERSVLVAPRIAVERAFGPVRVLGNLGMRLRPQHAQYLNLYVGNEVTFGGGAVVNLPDVGRFTDVQAIAEMHLATPAAAPFNFRQADSLKTPWEVLGGVRAHFYGGWGVELNVGRGVTLGSGYGREELRVMFALRYDELFIDSDGDGVPDSRDRCPMEAEDLDGFGDNDGCPDPDNDGDGVTDGEDQCPNSAGAKADGGCGDSDGDGVPDGQDLCPYMVGPKSYDGCPDTDGDEVPDNVDKCPDQSGPPEADGCPIDNPPLVVIESDRIRIKGNILFETGSATIQKQSLKLLDEVAVVLDRNPELGPVLIEGHTDNVGSDTLNLNLSQRRSQSVMDYLVSKGIESHRLRAKGFGESKPIATNATALGRAKNRRVDFRLIKSEIETPARTVPADKKGEGDAGKR, translated from the coding sequence ATGGGCCCGAATTTCCGGGCCTCTCCCTGGGAGCGGTCCTTGCGAAGCGCAGCAGCCCGACTCGCAGTGGTGTGCCTGCTGCTGGCCGGTGCCGCGGCGCGGGCGGACCATGATCCCTTCGCGCGCGGCTTCGATGCCGTGCCGCTGAAGGCCACCCCTGCCCAGAGGAGCGGCATCGCCCTCGAGGGTGCCAGAGCCGAGCCCGCCGGCAGTTTCCGGGGTGCCCTGCTCCTCGACTACAACCGCGGCCTCCTCGCCCTCAAGCTGGGCGACGAGAAGCTGGGGGACCTGCTCCCCTACCGGCTGGATGCCCACGCGCTCTTCGCCTGGCAGCTGCACCGCCGGCTGGAGCTCGCCGCGGACGTGCCCTTCACCCTCACCCAGGGGGATGGCTTCCAGCTGCTGCGCGACAGCCTCAATGCCCCGGACTTCCCCGGCGCCGCCGGAGTCAGCCGGTTCGGCTTCGGCGACGTGAGGCTCCAGCCCCGCGCCTTCCTCCTGCTGCCCGAGGAGTTCCCCGTGGGTGTCGCCCTCTCCGCCGAGGTGCGTCTGCCCACCGGAGATGGCGGCAGCTTCCTCGGGGAGCGGAGCGTGCTGGTGGCTCCCCGGATCGCCGTGGAGCGCGCCTTCGGGCCGGTGCGCGTGCTGGGCAACCTGGGCATGCGCCTGCGCCCGCAGCATGCGCAGTACCTCAACCTCTACGTGGGCAACGAGGTGACGTTCGGCGGCGGCGCCGTGGTGAACCTGCCCGACGTGGGCCGCTTCACCGACGTGCAGGCCATCGCCGAGATGCACCTGGCCACGCCCGCCGCGGCGCCCTTCAACTTCCGCCAGGCCGACTCCCTCAAGACGCCCTGGGAGGTGCTCGGCGGCGTGCGCGCCCACTTCTACGGGGGCTGGGGCGTGGAGCTGAACGTGGGCCGTGGCGTGACGCTCGGAAGCGGCTACGGCCGCGAGGAGCTGCGCGTCATGTTCGCCCTGCGCTACGACGAGCTCTTCATCGACTCGGATGGCGACGGCGTGCCCGACTCGCGCGACCGGTGCCCCATGGAGGCCGAGGACCTGGATGGCTTCGGGGACAACGACGGCTGCCCGGATCCGGACAACGACGGCGATGGCGTCACGGATGGCGAGGACCAGTGCCCCAACTCCGCGGGCGCCAAGGCCGACGGGGGCTGCGGGGACTCGGATGGCGACGGCGTGCCCGATGGCCAGGATCTCTGCCCCTACATGGTCGGTCCCAAGAGCTATGACGGCTGCCCGGACACCGACGGTGACGAGGTGCCCGACAACGTGGACAAGTGCCCCGACCAGTCCGGTCCCCCCGAGGCCGATGGCTGCCCCATCGACAACCCCCCGCTCGTGGTCATCGAGTCGGACCGCATCCGCATCAAGGGCAACATCCTCTTCGAGACAGGCTCCGCCACCATCCAGAAGCAGTCGCTCAAGCTGCTCGACGAGGTGGCCGTGGTGCTCGACCGCAACCCGGAGCTGGGGCCCGTGCTCATCGAGGGTCACACCGACAACGTCGGCTCCGACACGCTCAACCTGAACCTGTCCCAGCGGCGCTCGCAGTCGGTGATGGACTACCTCGTCTCCAAGGGCATCGAGTCCCACCGCCTGCGCGCCAAGGGCTTCGGTGAGTCCAAGCCCATCGCGACCAACGCCACCGCGCTCGGCCGCGCCAAGAACCGCCGCGTCGACTTCCGTCTCATCAAGTCGGAGATCGAGACGCCCGCGCGCACCGTCCCCGCCGACAAGAAGGGCGAGGGCGACGCCGGGAAGCGGTGA
- a CDS encoding pyridoxal phosphate-dependent decarboxylase family protein, translating into MSKSPRLASQGLSHQDVLARMRAMRTEDARWQEGRTWSLVYNAGEDIRRVAAEAYTEFMSENGLSPLAFPSLRRFEAEVLAIAAELFHGPTAAGTMTSGGTESILMAVKTARDFARAERGISEPELVLPASVHPAFQKAAHYFGVKPINVPVGPDFRADVAAMRAAVGPRTVLVVGSAPSYPHGVMDPISELAAMAQEKGVLFHVDACLGGFLLPFAKRLGHGIPDFDFTVPGVTSLSADLHKYGYAAKGASIVLYRTPELRRHQFFTYAGWSGGIYASPSMAGTRPGGAIAAAWAILKYLGEEGYLRLARTVLDTSKALREGISAVPGLKLLGKPSLSIFAFTSDTLDIYALGDAMEARGWKLDRQMMPPALHLMVTPAHAAVVEPFLADLRACAASLASGEPAPDGSAAMYGMLGALPDPKDAEGFILQFMDGLYDVSEQE; encoded by the coding sequence ATGTCGAAGAGCCCCCGCCTGGCTTCCCAGGGTCTGTCCCATCAAGACGTGCTCGCCCGGATGCGCGCGATGCGCACCGAGGATGCGCGCTGGCAGGAGGGCCGGACGTGGAGCCTCGTCTACAACGCGGGCGAGGACATCCGCCGGGTGGCAGCCGAGGCCTACACCGAGTTCATGTCGGAGAACGGCCTCAGCCCCCTGGCCTTCCCCAGCCTGAGGCGCTTCGAGGCCGAGGTGCTCGCCATCGCGGCCGAGCTCTTCCACGGCCCCACCGCCGCCGGAACGATGACGTCCGGAGGCACCGAGTCCATCCTCATGGCCGTCAAGACGGCCCGTGACTTCGCCCGCGCCGAGCGGGGCATCTCCGAGCCGGAGCTGGTGCTGCCCGCCTCCGTCCACCCCGCCTTCCAGAAGGCCGCCCACTACTTCGGGGTGAAGCCCATCAACGTCCCCGTGGGGCCCGACTTCCGCGCGGACGTGGCCGCCATGCGCGCCGCCGTGGGCCCGCGCACCGTGCTCGTCGTGGGCTCGGCGCCTTCCTATCCGCACGGGGTGATGGACCCCATCTCCGAGCTCGCCGCCATGGCCCAGGAGAAGGGTGTCCTCTTCCACGTGGATGCCTGTCTCGGAGGCTTCCTGCTGCCCTTCGCAAAGCGGCTCGGCCACGGCATCCCCGACTTCGACTTCACCGTGCCCGGCGTCACCAGCCTGTCGGCGGACCTGCACAAGTACGGCTACGCCGCCAAGGGCGCCTCCATCGTCCTCTACCGCACCCCCGAGCTGCGCCGGCACCAGTTCTTCACCTACGCCGGTTGGAGCGGCGGCATCTACGCCTCGCCCTCCATGGCCGGCACCCGCCCCGGGGGCGCCATCGCCGCGGCCTGGGCCATCCTCAAGTACCTCGGCGAGGAGGGGTACCTGCGGCTGGCCCGCACGGTGCTCGACACCTCGAAGGCCCTGCGCGAGGGCATCTCCGCCGTGCCCGGGTTGAAGCTGCTGGGCAAGCCTTCGCTCAGCATCTTCGCCTTCACCTCGGACACCCTGGACATCTACGCACTGGGTGATGCCATGGAGGCGCGCGGCTGGAAGCTGGACCGGCAGATGATGCCTCCCGCGCTGCACCTGATGGTGACGCCGGCCCATGCCGCGGTGGTGGAGCCCTTCCTCGCGGACCTGCGCGCGTGCGCCGCCAGCCTCGCCTCCGGAGAGCCCGCGCCGGATGGCAGCGCGGCCATGTACGGCATGCTCGGCGCCCTCCCCGACCCCAAGGACGCCGAGGGCTTCATCCTTCAATTCATGGACGGGCTGTACGACGTCTCCGAGCAGGAGTGA
- a CDS encoding DUF819 family protein, translated as MTAMGLFQVLALVGFPGLSLLAARHLKPVAWVGPVVVCYAFGIILGNLPGLGLQERLSLSVSEAAVPLAIPLLLFTTNVPRWLRLARPTLLSFGLACLSAMVSAAVVGFALSDRSDEWWKMSGMLVGVYTGGTANMNAIGLALHVREETLILLNTADIVVGAVYLLILVTVAQRIALLFLPRFPNATGWDEGEAQEAEGTGGFTWSQARGMALAFLLAALIVGGSVGGTLLVFGRMEAPVVLLLITSLSLAASFKPAVRELPGSYAMGDYALLVFCVAVGTLADASRMRDTGLFVFVFCAGVVVLAVGLHFALAALFRIDADTALITSTATIFGPPFIGPVARALRNRELMVSGLTTGIMGYAVGTYLGLAVAWLLRP; from the coding sequence ATGACCGCGATGGGGCTCTTCCAGGTACTGGCGCTCGTGGGCTTCCCCGGGCTCTCCCTGCTCGCCGCGCGCCACCTCAAGCCCGTGGCCTGGGTGGGCCCCGTGGTCGTCTGTTACGCCTTCGGCATCATCCTCGGCAACCTCCCGGGGCTGGGGCTGCAGGAGCGGCTGAGCCTCTCGGTCAGCGAGGCCGCCGTTCCCCTGGCCATTCCCCTGCTCCTCTTCACCACGAACGTGCCCCGGTGGCTGCGGCTCGCGCGGCCCACGCTGCTGTCCTTCGGACTGGCGTGTCTGTCCGCCATGGTGAGCGCCGCCGTCGTGGGCTTCGCCTTGTCGGACCGCTCGGACGAGTGGTGGAAGATGTCCGGCATGCTGGTGGGCGTCTACACCGGCGGCACCGCCAACATGAACGCCATCGGCCTGGCGCTCCACGTCCGCGAGGAGACCCTCATCCTCCTCAACACCGCGGACATCGTCGTCGGCGCCGTCTACCTCCTCATCCTGGTGACGGTGGCCCAGCGGATCGCCCTGCTCTTCCTGCCGCGCTTCCCGAATGCCACCGGCTGGGACGAGGGCGAGGCACAGGAGGCGGAAGGCACCGGGGGCTTCACCTGGAGCCAGGCGCGCGGCATGGCGCTGGCCTTCCTCCTCGCCGCGCTCATCGTGGGCGGGTCCGTGGGAGGGACGCTCCTGGTGTTCGGCCGGATGGAGGCGCCCGTGGTGCTGCTGCTCATCACCTCGCTGAGCCTGGCCGCGTCCTTCAAGCCCGCGGTCCGTGAGTTGCCGGGCAGCTATGCGATGGGGGACTACGCACTGCTCGTCTTCTGCGTGGCCGTTGGCACGCTCGCGGACGCGAGCCGCATGCGGGACACGGGCCTCTTCGTCTTCGTCTTCTGCGCCGGCGTGGTGGTGCTCGCCGTGGGGCTGCACTTCGCCCTCGCCGCCCTCTTCCGCATCGACGCGGACACCGCCCTCATCACCTCCACCGCCACCATCTTCGGTCCGCCCTTCATCGGTCCGGTGGCGCGCGCGCTGCGCAACCGCGAGCTCATGGTGTCCGGCCTCACCACCGGCATCATGGGCTACGCCGTGGGCACCTATCTCGGACTCGCCGTGGCCTGGTTGCTGCGGCCCTGA
- the omp85 gene encoding Omp85 family outer membrane protein yields the protein MHPTRTTWAVVLSAALAAAPAWAEEAPPQALEAPGPEPIPAPPPAPAPRTGWGVQGLPLVNFNSDEGFGYGARLMVVDSGDGTQKPYRLAFIAQFFQTTNGVGMHRLIVDAPGFLSSPWRLTTDVSLLNDRFSPYYGLGSAAGYEPAFAACEDRGALKSDPNACPGNPDFRGLRYYTFEQRSLPSVMLNVRRPLSGPWQVALGYRFRLTTVQTRYNAEDLGQARDSRLVEDARAGLLTGLNGDSDAPASFRTAEVTAGLLLDLRDNEPAPVRGMFHELALRGATGVTGSAFSYWGATANLRFYHPVFDDRLVAALRLFVDVMGGDVPFVLLSAFSGVEWREGWGGIGGVYTARGILKNRLQGQVKTLANGELRWKFLSVAPGNQRLDFTLVAFLDAGQAWTDLRFLDGGSPRYAGGGGLRIAWEDNFILRLDYGVSPSDGTSGFYLDFNHLF from the coding sequence ATGCATCCGACTCGGACGACGTGGGCAGTGGTGCTCTCCGCCGCGCTGGCCGCCGCTCCCGCGTGGGCGGAAGAGGCCCCCCCGCAAGCCCTCGAGGCCCCCGGCCCCGAGCCCATCCCCGCGCCACCGCCCGCCCCCGCGCCCCGGACGGGCTGGGGCGTGCAGGGCCTGCCGCTGGTCAACTTCAACAGCGACGAGGGCTTTGGTTACGGCGCGCGGTTGATGGTGGTGGACTCGGGTGACGGTACCCAGAAGCCCTACCGCCTGGCCTTCATCGCGCAGTTCTTCCAGACGACGAATGGGGTGGGCATGCACCGCCTCATCGTGGATGCGCCCGGTTTCCTGTCGTCCCCGTGGCGATTGACCACGGACGTCAGTCTGCTCAATGACCGGTTCTCGCCGTACTACGGCCTGGGGAGCGCGGCGGGGTATGAGCCCGCGTTCGCCGCGTGCGAGGACCGGGGAGCGCTGAAGTCGGACCCGAACGCCTGCCCGGGCAACCCGGACTTCCGCGGCCTGCGCTACTACACCTTCGAGCAGCGCTCCCTTCCGAGCGTGATGCTGAACGTGCGCCGGCCCCTGAGTGGTCCCTGGCAGGTGGCGCTGGGTTATCGCTTCCGTCTCACCACGGTACAGACGCGCTACAACGCGGAGGACCTGGGACAGGCGAGGGACTCGCGGCTGGTGGAGGACGCTCGCGCGGGGTTGCTCACCGGGCTGAATGGGGACTCGGACGCGCCGGCCTCCTTCCGCACCGCCGAAGTGACCGCCGGCCTGCTGTTGGATCTCCGCGACAACGAGCCGGCCCCGGTGCGCGGCATGTTCCACGAGCTCGCGCTGCGCGGGGCCACCGGGGTGACGGGCAGTGCCTTCTCGTACTGGGGCGCCACCGCCAACCTGCGCTTCTACCACCCCGTGTTCGACGACCGGCTCGTGGCCGCCCTGCGCCTCTTCGTCGATGTCATGGGCGGAGACGTCCCCTTCGTCCTGCTCTCCGCCTTCAGCGGCGTGGAGTGGCGCGAGGGCTGGGGCGGCATCGGCGGCGTGTACACCGCCCGCGGCATCCTCAAGAACCGGCTCCAGGGTCAGGTGAAGACGCTCGCCAACGGGGAGCTGCGCTGGAAGTTCCTCTCCGTGGCTCCGGGGAATCAGCGGCTGGACTTCACCCTCGTCGCGTTCCTCGACGCCGGACAGGCCTGGACGGACCTGCGCTTCCTCGACGGCGGGAGCCCTCGCTACGCGGGCGGCGGCGGACTTCGCATCGCCTGGGAGGACAACTTCATCCTCCGGCTCGACTACGGCGTCAGCCCGAGTGACGGAACCTCGGGCTTCTACCTGGACTTCAACCACCTGTTCTGA
- a CDS encoding TlpA family protein disulfide reductase, with amino-acid sequence MTEQRNADTEGRPEQVGEGSAPGPARHGWSKGLLVVTALLGMAGLGYLGVQEAMRARLASDGTTAPSVPMQTYDGKKLSLADLRGKVVMLDFWATWCPPCQAEMPSLIKLAKEYESKGLVFVAASRDEMPDAPLFVEEFVVSRMPDLAPYVVYAPDEMAAAFQVTALPTLYFLDREGRVVDAQRGALSESALRARIERALGQ; translated from the coding sequence GTGACGGAGCAGCGGAACGCGGACACCGAGGGGCGGCCGGAGCAGGTGGGCGAGGGGAGCGCGCCGGGACCCGCGCGCCATGGGTGGAGCAAGGGGCTGCTGGTGGTGACGGCGCTGCTGGGCATGGCGGGGTTGGGGTACCTGGGCGTGCAGGAGGCGATGCGGGCGCGGCTGGCGTCGGATGGGACGACGGCGCCGTCGGTGCCGATGCAGACGTACGACGGCAAGAAGCTGTCGCTGGCGGATCTGCGGGGCAAGGTGGTGATGCTGGACTTCTGGGCGACGTGGTGCCCGCCGTGCCAGGCGGAGATGCCGTCGCTCATCAAGCTGGCCAAGGAGTACGAGTCCAAGGGGCTCGTCTTCGTGGCGGCGAGCCGGGACGAGATGCCGGACGCGCCGCTGTTCGTGGAGGAGTTCGTGGTGAGCCGGATGCCGGACCTGGCGCCGTACGTGGTGTACGCGCCGGACGAGATGGCGGCGGCGTTCCAGGTGACGGCGTTGCCGACGCTCTACTTCCTGGACCGCGAGGGCCGGGTGGTGGACGCGCAGCGGGGCGCGCTCTCCGAGTCCGCGCTGCGGGCGCGCATCGAGCGCGCCCTGGGGCAGTGA